One Brassica napus cultivar Da-Ae chromosome C2, Da-Ae, whole genome shotgun sequence DNA window includes the following coding sequences:
- the LOC106404904 gene encoding homeobox protein knotted-1-like 2, with amino-acid sequence MDRMCGFRSAGDYSEKAELMMSSSESLMSLSDYHNLICSSAGENHVFGSNELYSAAASALSSEVSIAPPARRADQDNPSLGVIKSKIASHPLYPRLLQTYIDCQKVGAPLEIAYVLEEIQGENDVYKRDVAPLSCFGADPELDEFMETYCDILVKYKSDLARPFDEATTFLNKIETQLQDLCTGPASARGLSVSDDGAVSSDEELREGDDVATQDSQQRSNDRELKDQLLRKFGSHISSLKLEFSKKKKKGKLPREARQALLDWWNVHYKWPYPTEADKIALAEETGLDQKQINNWFINQRKRHWKPSQNMPFAMMDDSSETFFTEE; translated from the exons ATGGATAGAATGTGCGGTTTCCGTTCGGCGGGAGATTATTCGGAGAAGGCTGAGCTGATGATGTCTTCTTCGGAGAGTCTTATGTCGCTGTCTGATTACCATAACTTGATTTGTTCATCCGCCGGAGAAAACCACGTGTTTGGATCCAACGAGCTTTACTCAGCAGCAGCTTCTGCTTTGTCCTCGGAGGTTTCGATCGCGCCGCCTGCTCGAAGAGCTGATCAGGACAACCCCTCACTTGGTGTCATTAAGTCAAAAATCGCATCTCATCCTTTGTATCCTCGCTTGCTTCAGACCTACATCGATTGTCAAAAG GTGGGAGCTCCTTTGGAGATAGCGTATGTGTTGGAAGAGATTCAGGGAGAGAACGATGTGTACAAGAGAGATGTTGCTCCTTTATCTTGCTTTGGAGCTGATCCTGAACTTGATGAATTCATG GAAACATATTGCGATATATTGGTTAAGTACAAATCCGATCTGGCGAGGCCGTTCGATGAGGCTACAACTTTCCTGAACAAGATCGAAACGCAACTTCAGGACCTGTGCACTGGTCCCGCTTCTGCTAGAGGCCTTTCAGTTTCAG ATGATGGTGCGGTTTCATCAGACGAAGAACTAAGAGAAGGTGATGACGTAGCAACCCAGGACAGCCAACAAAGAAGTAATGACCGGGAACTCAAGGACCAGCTGCTGCGTAAATTCGGTAGCCATATAAGTTCATTGAAACTCGAGTtctccaagaagaagaagaaagggaagCTACCAAGAGAAGCAAGACAAGCATTGCTTGATTGGTGGAATGTTCATTATAAATGGCCTTACCCAACT GAAGCTGACAAAATAGCCTTGGCTGAAGAAACGGGTTTGGatcaaaaacaaatcaacaactGGTTTATAAACCAAAGGAAACGCCATTGGAAGCCATCCCAGAACATGCCGTTCGCTATGATGGACGATTCTAGTGAAACTTTCTTTACCGAGGAATGA